Proteins found in one Amycolatopsis aidingensis genomic segment:
- a CDS encoding branched-chain amino acid ABC transporter permease: MPALFLAQDPWINFDVEALGEQFWFNTVEGLSQGSIYALIALGYTLVYGVLKLINFAHSEVFIYGAFATWFTFYGLGFRPGSTPDLPIFELVGFLLLALIAAMLISGGTAVILERVAYRPLRKHKAPRLAFLITAIGASFVLQQIIFIWRGGNAEQAIRLMRPEEAFQIFGAGVTNLTIIIVLSSLALMLVADTFINRTRIGRGIRAVAQDPDTATLMGVNKERVIMLTFLVGGLLAGAAALLYMMKIPQGASYQGGFLLGIKAFAAAVLGGIGNIRGALLGGLLIGLFENYGQSLFGGEWRDIVAFVVLILILMFRPTGILGESLGKARV; encoded by the coding sequence TTGCCCGCGCTGTTTCTCGCGCAAGACCCCTGGATCAATTTCGACGTCGAAGCCCTCGGTGAGCAGTTCTGGTTCAACACCGTCGAGGGACTGTCCCAAGGAAGTATCTATGCGCTGATCGCGCTCGGCTACACGCTCGTCTATGGTGTGCTGAAGCTGATCAACTTCGCGCATTCCGAAGTCTTCATCTATGGTGCTTTCGCCACCTGGTTCACCTTCTACGGGCTCGGTTTCCGTCCCGGATCGACGCCCGATCTGCCGATTTTCGAACTCGTCGGGTTCCTGCTGCTCGCCCTGATAGCGGCGATGCTGATATCCGGCGGCACGGCGGTGATTCTGGAACGTGTCGCCTATCGACCATTACGCAAACACAAGGCGCCCCGACTGGCCTTCCTGATCACCGCGATCGGTGCCTCGTTCGTGTTGCAGCAGATCATCTTCATCTGGCGCGGCGGCAACGCGGAGCAGGCGATCCGGCTGATGCGGCCGGAGGAGGCCTTCCAGATATTCGGGGCAGGCGTCACCAACCTCACGATCATCATCGTGCTCTCCTCGCTGGCCCTGATGCTTGTCGCGGACACCTTCATCAACCGCACCCGGATCGGCAGGGGAATCCGCGCCGTAGCGCAGGACCCGGACACCGCCACGCTGATGGGGGTCAACAAGGAACGCGTCATCATGCTGACCTTCCTGGTCGGCGGCCTGCTCGCGGGTGCGGCCGCCTTGCTCTACATGATGAAGATCCCGCAGGGGGCCTCCTACCAGGGCGGCTTCCTGCTCGGCATCAAGGCGTTCGCCGCCGCGGTGCTCGGCGGCATCGGCAACATCCGCGGCGCACTGCTCGGCGGGCTGCTGATCGGCCTGTTCGAGAACTACGGGCAGTCGCTGTTCGGCGGTGAATGGCGGGACATCGTGGCCTTCGTGGTCCTGATCCTG
- a CDS encoding branched-chain amino acid ABC transporter substrate-binding protein — MSKARLTRVFVLAAAASLALGACAARDDGSDGGGNDNQPQADAPAQPVDAANPRGDGNAVCDPSTTIAYAGTINGENAALGQNILNGVKLAVEQHNEANEQCQVKLAEFETEGVPDKAPGIVTQMANTPDIIGVVGLPFSGESKAAGNIFHEAGLVSITPSATNPDLSSNGWKTFFRGVGTDTDQGPAAAKFLTENLGAQNVCVVQDDSEYGVGLANSVKEALGDSVACQEEVKSKQKEFSAVINKIKSESPDAIYYAGYYREAAPFAQQLYDQGVDATFAGPDGIKDAEFVKGAGEAANNAYFTCPCVPEDQFTDFIDAYNAAFGKAPGTYSAEGYDVTTILLKGIDEGNTDRAAMLDYVSNYEGQGLTKKFTWDDKGDLTETPVWTYKVENGKIVRNVEIK, encoded by the coding sequence GCGCCTGCGCCGCCCGCGACGACGGTTCGGACGGTGGCGGTAACGACAATCAGCCCCAGGCTGACGCACCGGCCCAGCCGGTGGACGCCGCAAATCCCCGAGGCGATGGCAATGCTGTATGTGATCCATCAACAACGATCGCCTATGCGGGAACCATTAACGGCGAGAACGCTGCACTCGGTCAGAACATCCTCAACGGCGTGAAGCTGGCGGTCGAGCAGCACAACGAGGCCAACGAGCAGTGCCAGGTGAAGCTCGCCGAGTTCGAGACCGAGGGTGTTCCGGACAAGGCGCCGGGCATCGTCACCCAGATGGCCAACACCCCGGACATCATCGGCGTGGTCGGCCTGCCCTTCTCCGGGGAGTCCAAGGCCGCGGGCAACATCTTCCACGAGGCCGGCCTGGTTTCCATCACCCCCTCGGCCACCAACCCGGACCTGAGCAGCAACGGCTGGAAGACCTTCTTCCGTGGCGTCGGAACCGACACCGACCAGGGTCCGGCGGCGGCGAAGTTCCTCACCGAGAACCTCGGCGCGCAGAACGTGTGCGTGGTGCAGGACGACTCCGAGTACGGCGTGGGTCTCGCCAACTCCGTGAAGGAGGCGCTGGGTGACAGCGTGGCCTGCCAGGAGGAGGTCAAGTCCAAGCAGAAGGAGTTCTCCGCGGTCATCAACAAGATCAAGAGCGAGTCTCCGGACGCGATCTACTACGCGGGCTACTACCGTGAGGCCGCGCCCTTCGCGCAGCAGCTCTACGACCAGGGTGTGGACGCCACCTTCGCCGGTCCGGACGGCATCAAGGACGCCGAGTTCGTCAAGGGGGCGGGCGAGGCCGCGAACAACGCCTACTTCACCTGCCCCTGCGTGCCCGAGGACCAGTTCACCGACTTCATCGATGCCTATAACGCCGCGTTCGGCAAGGCCCCTGGCACGTACTCCGCCGAGGGGTACGACGTCACCACGATCCTGCTCAAGGGAATCGACGAGGGCAACACCGACCGGGCCGCCATGCTGGACTACGTGTCCAACTACGAGGGCCAGGGCCTGACCAAGAAGTTCACCTGGGACGACAAGGGCGACCTGACCGAAACTCCGGTGTGGACTTACAAAGTGGAGAATGGCAAGATCGTCCGCAATGTCGAGATCAAGTGA